From Gemmatimonadota bacterium, the proteins below share one genomic window:
- a CDS encoding L-rhamnose isomerase, producing the protein MHYKTPITDVQIEANFEHAAEQYAAFGVDIERAVDRALAVPISLHCWQGDDVAGFEVKDEAVEGGGIMATGNYPGRARNGDELRRDLKKVVDLLPGPHRANIHASYSDTGGKVVDRDALEPEHFASWVDWAKAYDIGIDFNPTYFAHPKANDGFTLSHPDKGIRDFWIQHAIASRRISEAIGKALGDEVVNNHWIPDGAKDHPADRWTPRERLVEALDTVFDDDLGIGPECVDAVEGKLFGLGMEDYTVGSNDFYANYALTRGVLLCLDMGHFHPTESIADKLSAHFAFHDKLLIHTSRPIRWDSDHVVLFSDDVRNVFLELARHNAIDRMYLALDFFDASINRTAAYVIGTRATRKALLYGLVDPTDRLRQLEAEGKLAQKLALMEEMKTMPFSAVWDMCCLKANVPIGASWLDEIEAYERDVLSQRD; encoded by the coding sequence ATGCATTATAAAACACCGATTACCGATGTTCAGATTGAAGCCAATTTCGAACACGCTGCCGAACAGTACGCCGCTTTTGGCGTGGATATTGAACGGGCTGTGGATAGAGCACTCGCAGTGCCGATCTCGCTCCATTGCTGGCAGGGTGATGATGTGGCGGGTTTTGAAGTCAAAGATGAAGCTGTTGAAGGCGGCGGTATTATGGCCACGGGCAATTATCCCGGTCGCGCGCGCAATGGGGATGAGCTTCGTCGGGACCTGAAAAAAGTGGTTGATCTGTTGCCCGGACCACACAGGGCGAATATCCACGCCTCTTATAGTGATACGGGTGGCAAGGTCGTCGATCGCGATGCCCTGGAGCCTGAGCACTTTGCGAGTTGGGTCGATTGGGCAAAGGCGTACGATATCGGTATTGATTTTAATCCCACTTATTTTGCACATCCCAAAGCCAACGATGGTTTTACTCTGAGCCATCCCGATAAAGGTATTCGCGATTTTTGGATTCAACACGCTATTGCGAGCCGTCGGATCTCTGAAGCTATTGGGAAAGCGCTGGGGGATGAGGTTGTCAACAATCACTGGATCCCCGATGGCGCCAAAGACCATCCCGCTGACCGGTGGACGCCCCGCGAGCGTCTGGTGGAGGCATTGGATACTGTTTTTGACGATGATCTGGGCATAGGTCCCGAATGTGTTGATGCAGTTGAAGGCAAGCTCTTTGGCCTCGGAATGGAGGACTATACGGTTGGGTCCAATGATTTTTACGCCAATTATGCGTTGACCCGGGGCGTACTTCTCTGTCTCGATATGGGGCATTTTCATCCGACTGAATCGATTGCCGACAAGCTCTCAGCACATTTTGCATTCCACGACAAGTTGCTCATCCACACGAGCCGTCCCATTCGCTGGGACTCGGATCACGTCGTTCTATTTAGCGATGATGTGCGCAATGTTTTTTTGGAGCTCGCCCGCCACAATGCGATTGATCGCATGTATCTCGCGCTCGATTTCTTCGATGCGAGCATCAATCGCACAGCAGCTTATGTTATTGGCACGCGCGCCACGCGCAAAGCGCTCCTCTATGGTCTCGTTGATCCGACCGACCGCCTGCGCCAACTCGAAGCCGAAGGCAAGCTCGCGCAAAAGCTCGCATTGATGGAAGAGATGAAGACGATGCCATTTTCCGCCGTGTGGGATATGTGCTGCCTCAAAGCCAATGTGCCTATCGGTGCTTCCTGGCTTGATGAGATAGAGGCTTATGAACGCGATGTGTTGTCGCAACGCGATTGA
- a CDS encoding mandelate racemase/muconate lactonizing enzyme family protein codes for MKIVDIQKTPSLGAACRHWSLLKIITDEGIEGLGEWRGGQSVDQLKNTLLGQDPTNVNQLHHDHLWRMQGAGAGVEIALWDIKGKALGVPMCDLLGGKLRDKVRMYCDCHSGAYWTPEDYNRRWDEVRASGELDPVYETSSYVARAKERVAEGFTALKFDLDVPNPWKIDVYDRSVGRRQHEHIVTTIEALRDAIGPYIDLSIDLHGSFNAIDGLRICKDVEHLDLLWLEDPIRWEWGNVDALAKICMQTETPICTGEIFYGAKLFRELMEKGACDLLEPDIPRSGGAIETRRIAELAEMYHMSIAPHYMASTVAGIAAVHICSTIPNFLALEYHSANIPLWSKMLNIKNPIQNGYITVPEGPGLGIELDEVEILKHLSEGTELWS; via the coding sequence ATGAAAATCGTAGATATACAAAAAACACCCTCTTTGGGGGCTGCATGCCGGCACTGGTCGTTATTGAAAATTATCACCGATGAAGGCATTGAGGGATTGGGGGAATGGCGCGGAGGACAATCGGTTGATCAACTGAAAAATACGCTACTCGGACAAGACCCGACCAATGTGAACCAATTGCATCACGATCATCTATGGCGTATGCAGGGCGCTGGTGCCGGAGTGGAAATCGCACTCTGGGATATTAAAGGCAAAGCACTGGGCGTACCGATGTGCGACCTCCTCGGCGGAAAACTACGCGACAAGGTGCGGATGTATTGCGACTGCCATTCAGGCGCGTACTGGACACCAGAAGACTATAATCGACGCTGGGATGAAGTGCGGGCATCGGGTGAATTAGACCCCGTATATGAAACATCGAGCTATGTGGCGCGGGCAAAAGAGCGCGTTGCCGAAGGATTTACAGCCCTAAAATTCGATCTGGACGTACCCAACCCCTGGAAAATAGACGTGTACGACCGGTCTGTCGGACGACGGCAACACGAACATATTGTAACGACCATTGAAGCGTTGCGCGATGCAATCGGACCGTATATCGATTTATCGATAGACCTGCACGGATCATTTAACGCGATTGATGGTTTGCGGATATGCAAAGATGTGGAACACCTCGACTTATTGTGGTTGGAAGACCCGATCCGATGGGAATGGGGTAACGTAGATGCCCTGGCAAAAATTTGCATGCAAACAGAAACACCAATCTGTACAGGCGAGATATTTTATGGCGCAAAGCTATTTCGAGAACTCATGGAAAAAGGCGCGTGCGACCTGCTCGAACCCGACATACCGCGCAGTGGTGGTGCCATAGAAACGCGGCGCATCGCAGAACTGGCAGAAATGTATCACATGTCAATCGCACCGCATTATATGGCGAGCACAGTAGCCGGCATAGCAGCCGTGCATATATGTTCCACCATACCCAACTTTCTGGCTCTGGAATATCACTCCGCTAATATCCCTCTCTGGTCAAAGATGTTGAATATCAAAAATCCAATTCAAAATGGATATATCACCGTGCCAGAGGGGCCAGGCTTGGGCATTGAATTAGACGAAGTAGAAATATTAAAACATCTGTCCGAAGGCACGGAATTGTGGTCTTAA
- a CDS encoding phytanoyl-CoA dioxygenase family protein translates to MEPMDDKRQEAIMMTDAQRYLFDMMGYLHLEQALTRTELKSAQQAINRYVNASDDELPEGFGRSTSLFDKNRTQFKYAFAFDKVLEALVFHRSFWPIVLEVSGRRPRLNSGEVRINTAKDPVHRLHCSRESFGRYSCRYSCDDGKIYCDDLVVFIYLTDVLPGDGGLLLVPGSHKSDFKRPPDVFNDGWIEKDVPPGVANITARAGDIVVTTELMTHGAMAWQPKDRDRRFFILRYRPQYHRQIREFPDSVLARLSPETRELIETQSYTYEKEIVKKDYVTLTI, encoded by the coding sequence ATGGAGCCTATGGATGACAAAAGACAGGAGGCCATCATGATGACAGATGCACAGCGCTATTTATTTGATATGATGGGATATCTGCATCTGGAACAAGCACTTACACGAACAGAACTAAAATCTGCACAACAGGCTATAAATCGGTACGTAAATGCCTCAGACGATGAACTGCCCGAAGGATTTGGGCGTTCAACCTCATTATTTGACAAAAATCGCACACAATTCAAATACGCCTTTGCTTTTGACAAAGTACTGGAAGCACTGGTCTTCCATCGCTCGTTCTGGCCCATTGTGCTGGAAGTATCTGGACGGCGCCCGCGGCTAAACAGCGGTGAAGTGCGGATCAACACGGCTAAAGATCCCGTTCATCGATTGCATTGTTCGCGCGAGAGTTTTGGACGATATAGCTGCCGATATAGCTGTGACGATGGGAAAATTTATTGCGACGACCTGGTGGTATTTATCTATCTGACCGATGTCTTGCCTGGAGATGGTGGATTGCTGCTCGTGCCAGGGTCACACAAAAGCGATTTTAAGCGTCCACCCGATGTGTTCAACGACGGATGGATCGAAAAGGACGTACCCCCCGGTGTAGCAAATATTACAGCCCGGGCTGGCGATATTGTCGTAACCACAGAATTGATGACACACGGGGCAATGGCCTGGCAACCCAAAGATCGGGATCGCCGTTTCTTCATTCTCAGATACCGCCCGCAATATCACAGACAAATCCGCGAATTTCCCGATTCAGTACTGGCGCGGCTTTCACCCGAAACGCGAGAGCTTATCGAGACACAATCCTATACTTATGAAAAAGAGATCGTAAAAAAGGATTACGTGACATTGACGATTTGA
- a CDS encoding DUF4962 domain-containing protein: MEFPSIRPPRANYIRPLDGETLTLSPPGFSWWRAAGRRACQYRVIVARDGKTYYESPLLSDPIHHPDCVFAPGTYEWHVQAVVNGAVRARSECRSFEIADCATEQPHPDAATLLANVPKERPRLFFLASDLEDVRRSLTSTRSEAFEALRNDADHALTLELPSEPTYDQIEDPAERRLAYVACFGTMRKFHDEGMRTLALFYLLTGEKRYGEAARRFIVDAAQWDVEGISSILAPYGDEVGLGLLRAGAEVYDWIYDIFTENERELVARMLGARADQMIRRLEKHDYTFTPEESHNGRLPGFLLEHAIACAEDKRAPSWAGYALKLIATNFPHWAGHEGGWAQGVPYGLSYNSRDAIPFHAWKLATGHDIWLKPYYQNMPWFFYYVVSPVGELMPFGDTEDQPIRASQARTFLQFHGLRLHNHQLRAWADQVRDPEGQPAEIDPFLGILLEDKPISAEKDLIPQDRVFRGVGWGALHSDIEHPDSDFMVLFRSSPFGGVSHGHASQNDFAVMKGGRALICAGGLRYPHHGTPFHNEYAQHSISHNCVLVDGEGAINRDGNRGGEIIDFKTTKPFGYVCGEAENAYGDRLNQYRRHLVMIRPSITILVDELEAPEASTFQWLLHAFEKFDLNATTVTSSRKGASLKGQIFASTDLRLSQTDEWPVPPDKGYPTLDKELPEKRWHLTAETERVERCRIAAIFSVRGPGESDPDFSITASENQIALSVENTTAQINLSPDESTVLSLSSGSEDLTIQS; this comes from the coding sequence ATGGAATTTCCATCAATTCGTCCGCCGCGCGCCAATTATATCCGACCACTTGACGGTGAAACGCTCACACTCTCACCTCCTGGCTTTAGCTGGTGGCGAGCCGCTGGTCGAAGGGCATGTCAATATCGCGTAATCGTCGCACGCGATGGAAAAACCTACTACGAATCTCCCCTGCTCTCCGATCCCATACACCATCCAGATTGCGTTTTTGCACCCGGAACTTACGAATGGCATGTGCAAGCCGTTGTAAATGGCGCGGTTCGAGCGCGCTCGGAATGCCGATCTTTTGAAATTGCCGATTGCGCTACCGAACAACCTCATCCAGACGCCGCTACACTGCTGGCAAACGTCCCAAAAGAACGCCCGCGTCTCTTCTTTCTGGCATCTGACCTGGAAGATGTGCGACGCTCGCTAACATCGACTCGATCCGAAGCATTCGAAGCACTGAGAAATGACGCCGACCACGCGCTCACACTCGAACTGCCATCAGAGCCGACATACGACCAGATTGAAGACCCCGCCGAACGCAGGCTGGCTTATGTCGCATGTTTTGGCACCATGCGAAAATTTCACGATGAAGGCATGCGAACACTCGCCCTCTTTTATTTACTCACTGGAGAAAAGCGATATGGCGAAGCCGCACGGCGCTTTATTGTTGACGCCGCGCAGTGGGATGTGGAGGGCATATCCTCTATTCTCGCGCCTTATGGCGACGAAGTCGGCCTCGGATTGCTCAGAGCAGGCGCAGAAGTCTATGACTGGATCTATGATATTTTCACCGAAAACGAACGCGAACTCGTCGCGCGCATGCTCGGCGCGCGGGCAGATCAGATGATTCGCAGGCTGGAGAAACACGATTATACATTCACGCCCGAAGAGAGCCACAACGGTCGCCTACCGGGATTTTTGCTCGAACACGCCATTGCATGTGCCGAAGATAAACGCGCTCCCTCCTGGGCGGGATATGCACTCAAACTTATTGCCACAAATTTCCCCCATTGGGCCGGGCATGAAGGAGGTTGGGCACAGGGCGTACCCTATGGCCTGTCTTACAACTCGCGGGACGCAATACCTTTTCACGCCTGGAAACTGGCAACTGGACACGATATATGGCTAAAACCCTATTATCAGAACATGCCGTGGTTTTTTTATTACGTCGTTTCTCCAGTCGGCGAACTCATGCCATTTGGCGATACCGAAGACCAACCCATTCGCGCCTCACAGGCCAGAACCTTTCTTCAATTTCACGGTCTTAGATTGCACAATCATCAGCTACGTGCCTGGGCGGATCAGGTGCGCGACCCTGAGGGTCAGCCCGCAGAGATCGATCCCTTTCTGGGCATTCTGCTCGAAGATAAACCCATCTCGGCAGAAAAAGATTTAATTCCACAAGACCGCGTCTTTCGAGGCGTTGGCTGGGGCGCATTGCACAGCGATATCGAACACCCAGATAGTGATTTTATGGTACTCTTCCGTTCATCGCCCTTCGGCGGCGTAAGCCACGGTCATGCGAGCCAGAATGATTTTGCTGTGATGAAAGGCGGACGCGCTTTAATATGCGCTGGCGGCCTTCGGTATCCGCATCACGGCACGCCATTTCACAACGAATACGCCCAACACTCGATTTCACACAACTGCGTTCTCGTCGATGGCGAAGGAGCGATCAACCGGGATGGCAACCGCGGCGGCGAAATTATCGATTTTAAGACCACAAAACCGTTTGGCTATGTCTGCGGCGAAGCCGAAAACGCTTACGGAGACAGGTTGAACCAATACAGGCGACATCTCGTGATGATCCGCCCTTCGATCACGATTCTCGTCGATGAATTGGAAGCCCCCGAAGCATCGACATTCCAGTGGTTGCTACACGCATTCGAAAAATTCGATCTCAATGCGACGACTGTCACATCCAGTCGCAAGGGCGCATCATTAAAGGGTCAGATTTTTGCATCAACAGATCTTCGCCTCAGCCAGACCGACGAATGGCCCGTACCGCCAGATAAAGGATATCCAACTCTTGATAAAGAATTGCCTGAAAAGCGATGGCATCTCACAGCAGAGACAGAGCGCGTAGAACGCTGTCGGATTGCCGCGATTTTCTCTGTTCGCGGTCCCGGAGAGAGCGATCCCGACTTTTCAATAACTGCATCGGAAAATCAAATCGCGCTTTCTGTGGAAAATACAACAGCGCAAATCAACCTGTCCCCCGATGAAAGCACCGTTCTTTCTCTATCATCCGGATCAGAAGATCTGACCATTCAGTCCTGA
- a CDS encoding sulfatase-like hydrolase/transferase: MKRPNILLIYTDQQRWDALGVNGNTDIQTPNLDRLANEGINFDHYFVQNPVCMPSRVSFLTGQYPSTLGITHMGVPVPEDFVTLPKLLHNSGYHSANIGKLHFLPHANRDHSETHPDYGFNHLEISDEPGCYEDAYRAWVRMEAPDQLDHLSLGLPPLAERWHQMMGVKDGVHHPDERFPKHPIPFRGKDEYTHTAWVANRSIQYMSERASEGHPFLCIAGIYSPHSPWVAPQRFLDLYDPDQMTLPSFPPEIDEKRNENHYDDRELRLARQGYYGMVSEVDHHVGRMLDALDELGIADETIVVFTSDHGEWLGEHLRYGKNYPGHDCVSRVPLLMRIPEKESGRRVSSIVEGVDVLPTLLEACGVPLPPHLQGQSLYPVFSGGKDPDKSVALMEATGWKIIRSENYRYIAHDDGREFLYNLNAEWGEYRDVSHAPDHTTALIEHRHLLIKRLIEMERPKKRIWGY, encoded by the coding sequence ATGAAACGACCGAATATCTTATTGATTTACACCGACCAACAGCGGTGGGATGCCCTGGGCGTGAATGGGAACACCGATATCCAGACACCGAATCTGGATCGCCTGGCAAACGAGGGTATAAACTTTGACCACTACTTTGTCCAGAACCCCGTGTGCATGCCCAGTCGGGTGAGCTTTTTGACCGGGCAATATCCCTCCACACTCGGCATTACACACATGGGTGTGCCCGTACCCGAAGACTTTGTGACATTGCCCAAATTGCTGCACAATTCGGGATATCACTCCGCAAATATCGGCAAATTGCACTTTTTGCCACACGCTAACCGGGACCACAGCGAAACACACCCCGATTATGGATTTAACCATCTGGAGATCAGCGACGAACCCGGCTGTTACGAAGACGCTTATCGCGCCTGGGTACGCATGGAAGCACCGGACCAACTCGATCATTTGAGCCTGGGATTGCCGCCATTGGCAGAGCGCTGGCACCAGATGATGGGCGTAAAAGACGGTGTGCATCACCCCGACGAACGATTTCCCAAACACCCCATCCCCTTTCGCGGAAAAGATGAATACACACACACGGCGTGGGTGGCGAACCGATCAATTCAGTATATGTCAGAACGCGCGAGTGAAGGCCATCCATTTTTGTGCATCGCGGGAATTTATTCCCCGCATTCGCCCTGGGTTGCGCCACAGCGTTTCCTGGATTTATACGACCCCGATCAAATGACCCTGCCATCCTTCCCGCCAGAAATCGATGAAAAGCGCAATGAGAACCACTACGACGATCGCGAGCTTCGCCTGGCGCGACAGGGATATTACGGCATGGTCAGCGAAGTCGATCACCATGTGGGCCGCATGTTAGACGCGCTGGATGAATTGGGCATTGCAGATGAAACAATCGTGGTCTTCACATCCGACCACGGCGAATGGCTGGGTGAACATTTGCGCTATGGAAAAAACTACCCGGGACACGATTGTGTCAGCCGCGTCCCCCTGCTGATGCGCATCCCAGAAAAAGAAAGCGGGCGTCGTGTATCGAGCATCGTCGAAGGCGTCGATGTACTCCCCACCTTGCTCGAAGCCTGTGGTGTACCCCTCCCGCCCCATTTACAGGGCCAATCGCTATATCCCGTATTCAGCGGGGGAAAAGATCCGGACAAATCAGTCGCATTGATGGAAGCCACGGGCTGGAAAATAATACGGTCTGAGAACTATCGCTATATCGCACATGACGATGGACGGGAATTTCTCTATAACCTCAACGCCGAATGGGGTGAATACCGCGATGTGTCGCATGCTCCAGACCACACAACCGCGCTGATTGAACATCGGCATCTATTGATCAAACGGCTAATCGAAATGGAGCGACCGAAAAAGCGGATTTGGGGATATTGA
- a CDS encoding phytanoyl-CoA dioxygenase family protein, producing the protein MKPQNQRFESNYPLDADQISEWVEQFNRDGFLFLENVLKEEHIAQLKADLDWSLAHFTSRDKDPNGKLNPQSSKSSHRLCHRMFEHSPANLNLFDLEPIVSFAEALVDANCHVIHNNSFITPPGGGLTTWHQDDSPHYVVTDGKPPTNIHLPVLVFTCNYYLTDVTKIEHGGTEVIPGSHLIGESPRQVAWEKWQDKVHYNLGKAGSVIMFNNQVWHRGGPNQSNRSRYITQITYGRRLIGHKYYPFMNYTMPEHIYRNANPRLKRLVGFLDHGAYG; encoded by the coding sequence ATGAAACCACAAAATCAGCGCTTTGAATCCAATTATCCACTCGATGCAGATCAAATTTCCGAATGGGTAGAACAATTTAACAGAGATGGGTTTCTATTTCTCGAAAATGTCTTGAAAGAAGAACACATCGCACAACTCAAAGCGGATCTCGACTGGTCCCTCGCGCATTTTACCAGCCGGGACAAAGACCCCAATGGCAAGCTCAACCCACAAAGCAGCAAATCCAGCCACCGCCTGTGCCATCGCATGTTCGAACACAGCCCGGCCAACCTCAACCTGTTTGACCTCGAGCCCATCGTCAGCTTTGCCGAAGCCCTTGTTGACGCAAATTGTCACGTTATACACAACAACTCCTTCATCACGCCCCCCGGCGGCGGCCTCACCACCTGGCACCAGGACGACTCTCCACATTATGTTGTCACCGATGGCAAGCCACCGACAAATATCCATCTTCCCGTACTCGTATTCACCTGCAATTATTATCTCACCGATGTCACAAAAATCGAACATGGCGGCACAGAAGTCATTCCGGGATCACATCTCATTGGAGAAAGTCCCCGCCAGGTTGCATGGGAAAAATGGCAGGATAAAGTGCATTACAACCTCGGCAAAGCCGGTAGCGTCATCATGTTCAACAATCAGGTCTGGCACAGAGGGGGACCAAATCAGAGCAATCGCAGCCGCTACATCACGCAAATCACCTATGGCAGGCGGCTCATCGGCCACAAATACTATCCCTTTATGAACTACACCATGCCCGAGCATATCTATCGCAATGCAAACCCCAGACTCAAACGCCTGGTCGGATTTTTAGATCATGGAGCCTATGGATGA
- a CDS encoding bifunctional metallophosphatase/5'-nucleotidase — MKKMTYFIIVITFLTGSVWASDTVDLVVLHINDTHGKLSPYNLGGHNIGGIGRLSTLVKQVRAENPGRVLLLHAGDIFSRGEPVVIYTGGYVNLLAFEKMGFDAITPGNGEFYFGIENLKRQTSRVSTPFVHANVTYKHHDGSIFPPYLIKEVQGVKVGILGLGLIRPWHQSSQMLRLHDAVETAKQYMPELRSEVDFLIALTHIGVKNDSLLAAAVPELDLIVGGDTHTRLNTPSRIARVNGNGSVSIVQARHYYQFLGRVDVLLQKAARGYRVMGLNGKLLPLHEQIARDSEVESLIDKYARPLDEVICRTERDLPNARDGRSALGDLVGEAVLHQTRADVAILERNGDTYGVSIGDIFLNDIYRLRQYRPPVMLTRLSRDQIQAVLEARMYLTAGCSFERGDKTIVNLKIGAKPDSAGTYLVAMERQVAFRHFLRDTASDSVVFDFTGQRVDTALERYLRDVKVIR, encoded by the coding sequence GTGAAAAAAATGACGTATTTTATCATTGTGATCACTTTTTTAACGGGATCTGTTTGGGCGTCAGATACGGTTGACCTGGTGGTGTTGCATATCAATGATACACACGGGAAATTGTCTCCCTATAATTTGGGAGGGCACAATATTGGGGGAATAGGCCGTTTGTCAACGCTGGTAAAGCAGGTTCGCGCAGAAAACCCCGGGCGCGTTTTGCTTTTGCACGCGGGTGATATTTTTTCGCGTGGAGAGCCTGTGGTGATTTATACGGGGGGGTATGTGAATCTGTTGGCTTTTGAAAAAATGGGCTTTGATGCCATTACACCGGGCAATGGAGAGTTTTATTTTGGGATTGAGAATCTAAAGCGACAGACTTCGCGCGTATCCACGCCTTTTGTTCACGCGAATGTGACGTATAAGCATCACGATGGATCGATTTTTCCACCGTATCTGATCAAAGAAGTTCAAGGTGTGAAAGTAGGGATTTTAGGGCTTGGTCTCATTCGTCCCTGGCATCAGTCGTCTCAGATGCTGAGGTTGCATGACGCAGTAGAGACGGCGAAGCAATACATGCCAGAATTGCGCTCAGAGGTCGATTTTTTGATTGCATTGACGCATATTGGCGTTAAAAACGACAGTTTGTTAGCGGCGGCTGTGCCGGAATTGGATTTAATTGTGGGCGGCGATACTCACACGCGGTTAAATACGCCTTCGCGTATCGCAAGGGTAAATGGGAACGGGAGCGTGTCCATAGTGCAAGCGCGGCATTATTACCAGTTTTTGGGGCGTGTGGATGTGCTATTGCAAAAGGCGGCGCGTGGCTATCGGGTGATGGGGTTGAATGGGAAATTGTTGCCTCTGCACGAGCAAATTGCGCGCGATTCAGAGGTTGAATCGCTCATTGATAAATACGCCAGACCCTTAGATGAAGTGATTTGTCGAACGGAACGCGACTTGCCCAATGCGCGAGATGGCAGGTCGGCATTGGGCGATCTGGTGGGGGAGGCGGTGTTGCATCAAACGCGGGCCGATGTTGCGATTCTGGAACGCAATGGGGATACGTACGGTGTTTCTATAGGCGATATTTTCCTGAACGATATTTATCGTTTGCGGCAATACAGACCGCCCGTAATGCTCACACGCCTTTCGAGGGATCAGATTCAGGCGGTTCTCGAGGCGCGGATGTATCTGACAGCGGGCTGTTCGTTTGAGCGCGGGGATAAAACCATCGTAAATCTGAAGATAGGGGCAAAGCCCGATTCTGCGGGTACCTATCTCGTCGCGATGGAAAGACAGGTTGCATTTCGCCATTTTCTCCGCGATACCGCATCCGATTCTGTTGTATTCGATTTTACGGGGCAGCGCGTGGATACGGCATTGGAGCGATATTTGCGCGATGTGAAAGTCATTCGCTAA